The proteins below come from a single Cloacibacillus sp. genomic window:
- a CDS encoding V-type ATP synthase subunit E family protein has translation MKEVSNEKISNLRDIILDRADSEKKVNMAQGRREADEWLARETEKLQRETNLILQDARKRAEDIRRRQILSAEREKSTETLRLQNRILSDSMGRLQDKLVHLRDRADYSDILTGMCIDAVESLGTKTPLKLRLSAVDLALAVEVITKTLALNHDLALTFDPDPAPILGGCWVATADGHRQVNMDWQSITQEMADSLAERLLPLL, from the coding sequence ATGAAGGAAGTATCAAACGAAAAGATAAGCAATCTTAGAGATATAATATTGGACCGCGCAGACAGCGAAAAAAAGGTCAACATGGCACAGGGACGCCGCGAGGCAGACGAGTGGCTCGCGCGTGAGACGGAGAAACTTCAGCGAGAAACGAACCTCATCCTGCAGGACGCGCGTAAACGCGCGGAAGATATCCGCCGCCGGCAGATACTCTCAGCTGAGCGTGAAAAGTCGACGGAGACCCTGCGTCTGCAAAACAGGATACTTTCAGACTCCATGGGACGCCTTCAGGATAAGCTGGTGCACCTTAGAGATCGCGCCGACTATTCTGATATCCTGACCGGGATGTGCATCGACGCGGTAGAATCGCTGGGGACAAAGACGCCGCTCAAGCTGAGGCTATCGGCGGTCGACCTTGCCCTTGCCGTTGAGGTCATCACGAAGACGCTCGCTCTCAACCATGACCTTGCCCTCACCTTTGACCCCGACCCGGCCCCGATACTCGGCGGCTGCTGGGTCGCGACGGCTGACGGGCACAGGCAGGTCAATATGGATTGGCAGAGCATCACACAGGAGATGGCTGATTCTCTGGCTGAACGCCTTCTGCCGCTGCTTTAA
- a CDS encoding V-type ATP synthase subunit F → MKAYLVSDNHDSLVGMRLAGIEGTLVHTPDETYAAIGNALKMRNLAILAITEKAAAMAEEIIQQLRERGDLPLVVEIPDRFGTKRGPDFLTRYVQEAIGVKM, encoded by the coding sequence ATGAAGGCCTACCTTGTGAGCGACAACCACGACTCCCTTGTAGGGATGCGTCTGGCCGGAATCGAGGGCACGCTCGTTCACACTCCCGATGAAACATACGCAGCGATAGGAAACGCTCTGAAGATGCGCAATCTCGCCATACTCGCCATCACGGAAAAGGCGGCGGCGATGGCCGAAGAGATAATCCAGCAGCTGCGCGAACGCGGAGACCTGCCGCTCGTAGTCGAGATACCCGACAGATTCGGCACCAAAAGGGGACCTGATTTTCTGACCAGATATGTCCAGGAAGCCATCGGGGTAAAGATGTAG
- a CDS encoding ATP synthase subunit C, giving the protein MFGLMLSCGTVVTLMIAGYILQRKGFRGGRKIYATALGLSTLLVFTGAVLALFSGTSFAAEGAAAVAKEVSVGAGLGFIAAACATGIACLSAGLAVANVGAAALGLVGEKPEMLGTTLIYLGLAEGIAIYGVIISLLIIQRL; this is encoded by the coding sequence ATGTTTGGATTGATGTTAAGCTGCGGTACGGTGGTAACTCTGATGATAGCCGGATATATCCTCCAGCGTAAGGGCTTCCGCGGCGGCAGGAAAATCTACGCGACGGCGCTGGGACTTTCAACACTGCTCGTCTTTACGGGAGCGGTGCTGGCCCTCTTCTCAGGTACGTCATTCGCCGCGGAGGGCGCGGCGGCAGTAGCAAAAGAGGTATCGGTAGGAGCCGGTCTCGGCTTCATCGCGGCGGCGTGCGCTACGGGAATCGCCTGCCTCAGCGCGGGACTCGCGGTCGCCAACGTCGGCGCGGCGGCTCTCGGCCTGGTTGGTGAAAAACCCGAAATGCTCGGTACGACGCTCATCTACCTCGGACTTGCCGAAGGTATCGCCATCTACGGCGTCATCATCTCACTGCTTATAATCCAGCGGCTGTAG